The sequence TGACCTGCGTCAGTTTCATCTTGCGTCGCAATTTCAATCACGCCCCGCCATTCGGTGGTAGCCGGTGGATTCGTGAATGACGTCTCGCCAAACGTCAGCGCAGAGGCGTCGATAGTCGTGAGCTGAATGTCCGCCGATAGCAGCAAAATAGCGGCTGGCGATTTCTCCATGATCGGCGCGGCCTGACTGTAGACCGCGAAGAGCACACCGTTTTCCAGATATAAGCCGAATCCAAACAGCGTGTACTGATCGGCGGTTTCGTCTTGTAACGTGATGTGTATCGTGTCAGCGGCGACGTTTTCACCGGCGAATGTGTTGATGCGTTTCTTCTCGTCGGGCAGCGCGACCAGGCTTTTATCCGCGTTGAACGGCGCGGTGCTCAGACCAATTTCCAGCACGCAGTGCGCATTCGTTCCACTGTTTCCAGCCGCGACGAGCGCGGCACGACCCGCATCAGTCACTGTGATTAAAAATCCCGGCATCTCATGCATCCACTAATGACATACGTCGATAAACGGCGACACGCATCGCGGCGGCTACCGCTAGCGGCCCTCGAGCTGAAATACCCTGGGTGATGGCGTAATGCGCGCTAACCGGCTTTGTTCGTTCGATCTCGGCGATGATGTCGGCAACATATTCGGCCGATGCTGGCTCTCCCTCTCTGCCGCTGACCGTCACCACGACGTCGAACGTTCCCGGTTTCCCCTGCGGGGCCATGTCAAACCACTCCCGCAGCGCGATGTTCGCGCCGAAAGCCGCGACGGCCTGGCGGACAGCCGCCGCCGTGCCGTTCTTTCGTGCGATTGATATCGCAGCTTTGACGCGCGCTCGCTTGACTTGCTCCGGCCAGTAGTCTTTCCACGTGTTCACGCCCATGTGCCACGCAAGCCATGGCAAGAGCGCTAGCGGAATCGTGTCCGGATTCATCAAATCGCGCAGCGGTGACGGGATATCGCTGATATGCGCCCAGGTGGCTGCGACGTTGCGTTCTAGCCGGGTCGAATTCGGCGGGAGCAGATCAGCCATAAATGCCACCGTGAGTAACGCTCATCTCGATGCAGTACGGCGCCTGGGTTTTAGCCACCGGAATGTCTGCTACTGGCTCGTCGAGCTGGACTCGCTCGACACCGTCAACATGCAGCGCGGCGTAGATGCCGGACAGCGTGACCTCTCGCCCGTTCCGGTGCGTTTCCTTCGCGTATACCGCCAGGCGTTTACGCGCCTCGGTCAAGACGACGCTGGAATCCGGCCCGGAGAATGTGTAAAGCGTAGCCCGCACGCGATACCGTTTTATTTCGGCACTCTGCGTTGTCACCTTGTCTGTCAGCGGACGAATGTCGTCATCACGCAGCGCTTTGCTAACCTTCGCCAGCAGGTCGCTTGCAGCAGTTCCATCACCTTCCCGCGAAAGAATCGTCACCAGCACTTCGCACGGGGCCGGACTTGTCACCGACGCATCGAGCACGCGGCCATCGGCATTGAGTGCATGCGAGATATACGCGCCCTCCGGCCCGGCCACAGAAAACCCTTGTGGCGCGAGCTGGATGCGCTTTCTCAAATCCGGATCGCGCTCCATGACGGCGGCCGTTCCGTTCTCCGGATCGCCCGGTACAAGCGTTAAACGTTCGATGTCGAACAGCGCGGCGAGATGCTCCAGATTTGTTCCGGCCGCGTAGGCCAGCATGATCGAGCGTGCGGCGTCATTGACACGCTGCCTGATAACGATCTCGCGGTATGTATGTTCCTGCGCCAGAATCGCCAGCGGCTCAGACTCAATCTTCAGAACAGCCGCTACGTCGTTTCGCTCATCCTCAGGAAATCGCGCGATGAATTCAGCCTTGCGTTTTTCGAGTAGAACCTCATAGCTGATCGTTTCAACGATGTCGGGAACCGGCAGGCGTGACAGGTCGATTGGCGTGGCGCTCATTTTCCACTCCCGTAAAAGACTGGTACGCGTGCCGAAACCGGCTCTCCAGCCTCGCTGGCGATACCTTCGATATCGACGTACTGATGACCGCTCTGTCCATCTGTTGTGAGCAAAACTCGCGTGAGTTTCAGGCGTGGCTCCCAGCGCAGCAGTGCAGTGGCGATTGCCGCATACAGCCGGACTCGTGTCGTGCCGTTATTTGCAGCGTCGAGCAGGTCGGGAATTTCTGAGCCGAAATGCCGGCGCTTGATGCGCGTAGCCAACGGCGTCGTCAGGATTTTCGCAATCGACTGATAGAGGTGCGCGTGTCCGGATATCGACCGGCCAGTTTGAGCGTTCATGCCGATCATGGGATAGGCTCTCCAGTCGGCGCGCCGTCGCCTTGCTCCATGTGCCGGTGCTTCGCCACGCTGACGCCAGCTGCGCTTACGTCGCCTGTGAATTCTGCCGCGCCGTCAATCCTGATGGTCTTACCTGAGCCACCCTTGCCGCTCATTCCGCCTTCGAACGCGAGCGAACCTTTCACCAGCAAACTGCCGGTGCAGGTTGTTTCCAGTGAATCCAGCGTGACGCTTTCAGCTTTCACGATTGCCGTTTGCGTTTCGACCGTGACCACTCCTCCCGGCACCGAAATTATTGCGGTACCGCCTGCGGGTAACGTGCATTCCAGAGCGCGTGCAGCGTGGTCGTACTGAACCACGGCGCCGTCCGGATAAGCGATTTGATGAACAGTCGCGCGTTGGCTTGGTGCCGCCGCGGCGTCGGAGTAAATGCCGCGTAGCGCAACGCCTTGGGCAGGGTCGCCCATCGGGCACAAAAGAATGACTTGTTCGCCAGCGGTAGGTGGATTCCAGTCACGGGTTTCACCCGCTGCGGCGGCGATCCACGGAATCCAGTTTGTTTCCAGCCCGTCGCCTTCAGCCGGATTTCCGACCGCGACACGACATAACGCACGCGCGTGATCGACGGCGAGAACTGATCCCTTTCGAACCGCGTTGCGTGCCTGGCGTTGAATTTCGTTTGAGTCCATACGCACATAGTGCCGACCGCTCGCGCGTCACGCGAGCAGTACGGTATGTCGTTGGACTGGGAACAGAAGGGACTACTTCAAAGTAATTTTTTATCGGCGGGATCGAGTCTATTTTTCGCGGTTCTACATCATTCCGTGAGATTTTGCGTAATCGCGCAGAGCATCGTTCATTCGTGTTTGCCATCCGTCACCCTGACTCTTGTACGCCAGCAAAACATCTGGGTCGATGCGGATTTTGAGCGGTGTTTTCGGATTCGATGACTTCGGTCGCCCACGTGGCCGGATTATTTTTTCGGCTACGTCCTTTCCAAATAGCTCTGGCAAGACCTCCTCTGCTGGCCGTGCACGCGCAAATTCTGCAGCTCCCCATACCGGGTTGTCATCCATCGGCTTACTGACTTTTTTCTTGCTCATAATGCTTTACCTCACGAAGGTTGGCTTTACGGAAGCTGATGACATGGAGTTTTTCATCGCGCGGTGTGAATACCAGCATGTACATTCTCGTCCCGATATAACCCAGCGCCTGGAACCGACGTTCCGGATATGCTTTTCGCTGGTCTTCCGAAATTAGCGCACCCGCCATTTCGAATTCGCGGGCCATTTCGAACGACAAACCGCGCTCTGCGATATTTGTCTGATTCTTGGCTGGATCATATGTGATTTCCATTCGAATAATTGTACCCCCGGAAAATATGATTTTCAACGATTATTTGTACCCCCAAAAAATTATACTGAAGGACGTGCCTGTGAACAGGGGGGCCACGGCGGGCTACTTGTCTGGCGTGAAATGTCCCAGCAATCTGTCACGAATCAACTCTCGCTCCGCTTCGGTGAAACCGAGTATCGCCCGTGCCGGGTAGCGGTATTCCGGACCGCCCGGCGCGACCGGTGCCGTCATGCCTTCCTGGTGAATCCGCGCGATCTGTGCGATGGGACCGCTGAATCCGACTGCAATACCTGAGGCGCTCGTTTCTGTTCTGAGGTAGCGAGCGGTACGGATTTTTTTGAACATCGCCGCCCGCTTGATTCGTCCTTTTTTCTCGCGCAGCTTCTTTCCATTCTTCGGCGCACGCGCTTTGCGAGTTTTGCGAGGTTCGTATGCGCTTCCATCCGGGTTCTGTTGCGAAGCGATACGCGTGCGCTGACTTGTCCGTAACGCGCGAGCCACGTCGCGCATAGCGGTGCGTCGCTGCGCCGGAGAGAGCTTTGCCAGCAACGCCGTGGCCCACGTTTCCAGCGCCTGGAGATTGTCCGTTACGTCAGCCACGGTTCCGCCGCATCATCGACGTGAGTCACCGTGCGCTCGCCGCTTGCGCTGGTCGATACCACCACGCTTTCGGTCAAATGCAGTTTGATCGACAGGTCCACAGTTTCGTGATTGAGGATGTCGATCTCGAACGTGATGCCGATATCTCGCAGCGCGTCGTTCGTCACGAGGTCGGGCTGATTTGCCCTTGCCCAGCCGATCAGCACGATCATCACCTCATCGGGATTGCCAGCGAAGTCGAGCATCAGCACGTTCAGCACGTAGCGGTATTCGAACGATGGCGTTCTCGTGCCGGTAGCCATCGTCACGCCTTTGTCGATAAAAACGGCGAGCCGGTCCGGATCGGTTTCAAGCGCGGGAAGAGCGGCGACCAGCGCCGCGCGCAGGCTCGCTGGTTTCTTCATCTTTCGTTCGCCATGGCCTGGCAGGTCATAACCGCATCCACTTGAGCCGCGCATGTCGCCCAGGCGGCTTTCGTGACTGACAGCGCGGCGTTCAACTCGCCGTTAGTTCGCGGATGCATCGCTGGTAACCGGCACGCCGTCACTGGCAGGCACGTGTTCAAGATAATCGGCTGAACCGGTGAGAGCGGGAGCGGACTGCATGCGGATAACGTCAGCAGGTAAAGCGCCGTTAGACCAAGTGCGAAATTCAGCGTTTTCATAAACTAGCCTTTTGTTAATTTCCTGTACGCGCTCAAGTGTTCCCGCGATGCTCGCGCGACTAGATTCGAGTTTCTGATGTGCTTCAATTTTTTCCTGTTCGTTTGCGTTCAACCGGTTAATCACGGCGTCGCGCGCAGCAACGTCCGACTGCGCGCGCTGGGCCTGAACAGTTAATCGAGTGATATCCGCGTGCAGTGCACGGACATAGAACGACGCGCCAGCAATCGCTGACAGCGCGACAAAACCTGTCACTAACTTCACGGTCAATACGCTCATGCGGCAACCTCATCAGTGCGGGCGTGCTGCGCTGGGGCGGTGTATTTGAGGTATGCCTGTGCCAGCTTCGCGTCATAGAGATTTCGCGCATAGTTCGGGCCGTTGTAGGTTTTCGCGAACTGTATCCACTTCCGCCCTCTCAGCGCAGCGAGAAGCGCCGGATCGGCTGCGATAAATCTCACGAATGCGTCGAGCTGGGACGCTTCGTCGCGCTCCATGCTCGCGACAAAATCATCAATGCTGGCGTAGCCCAGGCGCTGCCAGTGATAGCCCATCACTTGAAATGCGCCCCAACTGGCGGATTCCCAGGCCGCTACGGGGTTAATTAGCTCCGCTGCTGCGAGACGGATGTATTCAGCTGCCCCGCCCTGGTAGCCGCCCGCTTTCTGCGAAACGATATTCGGCGAACGTGCAGCAAACGGTGATGGATTGGTGCCACATGCTTCCAGGCGCTGCCAGAACTTGTGCCGCTCAAAAAGAATGACAGGGCGTCCATCAGCTAGAAAGCCGCAACCTCGGGACTCCACGTCATTCACCGCGCGAATGCATGCCGCAGGCACGCCGAGTGCATCCGCAGCTTCGATCAAATCGGCATCGCGCAAGTGTTTGACGTCCCGCTGGCCGCTCAGCAACGCAGCGTATGTTTTTGTCCCTGCGATTCCATCCACGACGAGCCCAAAGCGATTCTGCAGCGACGCAACAGCAGATTCCGTTTCATCGTCGTACAGATACGTGATTGCGACGGGCTCGCCAGCTCGAACAAGGCGGCGTTGCAGCAAACCGATATCGTCGCCGTAATCGCCATGTCGATGAGTTTTCATTTCGACCAGCTCCTCATCAAGCACGCGACGTTGCCTCGGACGCACGAGACGAACAGCGCCAGTAAAGTCGCCCGGCACGCTTCCAAAAATCCAACTGACTGCACGTGAAGTGCCATTTCGATGGCGGACCCGCCTAGTACAGCGACAAGCGCCCATGCGGTCCATGAAACATGCGGTCGATGGCGCGCGCCCTGTTTTCGGTACGTTAGAACTCGAACAATAGCGACGAGGTAAGCCGCCATAGCGATGATCGAAAGCACAGTCGGCATTGCAATCAGTTTAAGTACGGGCATGTTTAACCTTTCCTCTTGAACGCCGATAGCAGATCGATACTCTTCATACGGTCGATCAGTTGCAGCGTCACCGAGATAACCAGCGCTGCGGCAAAAAATGCCGCAACACCAGTTGATCTGATTGGGGTTTTGCTAACAATTTCTTCCGCCGCGAGATATCCCATAACAAGAGAGATCAGCATGTACGTAACGCGGGTAAGAATGCCGAGGTCTTTCGATGTGACGACGACGAGCGCCGCGCCCGCGAACGCACCAATCATCGCGTTTCCGTCAACGCCTGGCGCTAGACTCGCGATGCCAACCGTCAATGCTGACAAGGCCAGCGCGGTTGTACTCGGTTCAGCCATTTGCAGCGCTCCTTTGTTTAATCAAACAGTTGAAGTAACGGCGCAGTTGTATCGATTCGCCCCGGTTCTGGCAGAAATACGGGCGTGCCGATGGGGATGAAAACGCCAAAATCAGCGAGACCCGCATTAGCTTCCAGCACGGCTTCTACCGTTCCATCCGTGCGGCGGTAATGACGCCAGCAGAGTGAGTCAACGGTGTCGTATTGCTGGGCCAGCACGATCATTGTTCAGGTATCCGTGTCATCGGTTAGTAATCGGTCAAATCAGTTCAATCGTGGTGCGCGCGATACCGCGTAAATCGTTCAACGCCCATCTCGCGTTTCGCCGCGACTGGCATATCGTTTCCTCAAGCTCTTCCGCCTTCTGCCCGCCCGATTTTGTCGTGTCTAAATCGCGGTATCGCTCCGTCAAATCGGCATGCGCGAGGCTATAAACCGCGCGGCGATATCGAGCGACTTGCATGCTTTCGCCGCCAATTTTCGGTGCGGGAACATCCGCCAGCGTGGCTGAATCTGCGTGTGTGAAACGCCACTCCGCTAGCTCTTCATTCACAGACGAGATTGCATCGATAGCCGATTCGCGCAGCCGCTCATGCGTGACGGTGCCGTCAAATCTGGCCGACGCCCGTAGCGCAATCAGGTCGATATCTGGAAACCAGCTATCGTTTTTGATAACCAGCGTGCTTGTATCCGGCTGCGGCGCAGGATTTGGCGGCGATGCAAAAAAGCTACTCATGCGTGAAATTCCGCGACTGAAAATTGACGATGGATGGCGGTGGACCGGCGTTACATTTTCGTTAAATGGAGTGCAGAAATTGAACGCCGGTGCCGCCATGCCGTAGGGGCTCTTTACTCGCTGTCGCCGGAACCTTCACCGGCGGCATCGTTTTTGATCTGTTTTTCCAGCCGCTCGATATCTCGCTTTACGCCGACGCGATCATTCAGCGAAAGTGCTTTGCGCAAGTAGTGAAGTTTGGCTTGCGGCTCTGATTCAGTGAAGGCGTAGCCCAACGATTTGTAGAGCTTCGCTCGCACCTGGTCATGCATATCAGCGCCCTCGGTCAGCTCTGCAACGTTAGCGAGTAGCGCCGCGTCGAACGTTTCGCCTTCTGCAAGCGCGGCGAGCGCCGCATCCGCGTACTGTTCAACGACCGCAGATGCAAGCGTTCGCTCGAACTGTTCCGGCAACGCCAGGCCATGCTTCAGCGCGTAGCGGGCGATCATCAACGCATCGTCATAGCCACCGGCGTCGATCATCCAGATCATCACAGTCACGATCACGTCGTCTTGTGCTCCACGACCCGATTCAAGGACGCCCGCAACGTACTCGAGGTATTCAGGCAATAGCCTTTTTTTGACCTCTATTTTTCGCGCGATGGACTGAATGCCTTTCAGCGTGCGCCGGTCTGCGGCCAGCTTCGCAAGCATCAGTTCATAGCGGCTGGCACCCGCCATCGAGGCTCCTGGCGGAGTAGCCGCCGCCATGAGCGAGGCGGCTACCCGTTCGAAATGAACTTGCGCTGGGCTCTTCATGGCTTCGCATCCGAGAGCAGTTCAAGGTTCTCAGCAACGCAACCCGCACCGAAATCTTCAATCACATAGGCGTCGTTTGACGATTCGTAGTTTTCGATCCGGTCACGCTTTGCGTTATCGACAATCGTTCTACGCCGCGCGCCTTCTTGAAAATAGATCGACAGGTTGTCCAATCGCGTGACCATCAGCGCATTGGCGGGGAACGACGGCACGCGGACGGCTGGCAGGTTGCCAATGCGTTTCTGACTGACGATCAGGTCAGCTGCCAGCCGCTCAGTGGGTGAATGGGTCGCGTTGACGATAGGAAAGTACTTGTCATGCAGCAGCTTTCGGCCGCAGATCACGACGAGCTCGGTGTCTTCCTGAAACCAGGGATCAACCATGTTCGACAGAATGTCCATCACGACCGCGTCGATGTTCGCGTAGTCGGCATCTTTCGAGCCAAACGTGACTTTTCCGTCGACCTTTCCGCTGCTCAATACGCGATGCGGTGCAGCGTTTCGGTATTGCTGCAACCAGCCGATGTTGACGTCCTGGAGCAAGGGATTTGTCACGCGATCTGATGTGGCAGAACGGCTTTTTCCATTCCATCCGATCATGATCCGGTCGAGCGCCGCGCGACGCACGATCACATCGCGTATACGCTGCTGAAAGTCCGCGAATTTTGCCCACGCATCAAGCTTTTGATATGTGATGTGACTGTCGAAATCGGTTTTTTCGCATCGGTATTTATTGCTTTCCAGCGCCGTCGAATCGCGGGTTTCCCGTTCTTTCGCTGTCGTGTCAGTGGTTCCGGCAACCGGGCTGCCGATACTGAGACCCAGCTTTTCCCCCTCCTGATCGGCGACTGGCCAGACGTTAATTTGCTTCAGGAATTCACTGGATTCCTGCATCTTCGTTTCTAGCGTTTGCTGAACCGATGGCGTCACACTGAATTTTGTCCGTGCGTTTTCAACGCCGTTGAGCGTTTGAATCTGCGAGACGTAGCCATCGAATGCCACGCGAGTTTGATTCTTCATTAATTATTCTCCGGGATGTTTAGCGAGAGACGATGAACAGGTTTAGCAATCAGTTACCGCGTCTGTTCCGCCGCCGGTCGATTTCGGTCAATGTGTCGTGCTGCCGTCAGTTCTAGATAGCGTTTGTTTCAGAGCCTCAAACGCTTCTTTGCAGTCGTCCGTTTTTTTCTTCAATTCAACAAGCTCGCTTTCCTGGCCAGCAACGCGTAGGTCCAATTTTTCAAGCGTTCGAGCTTCGCTGGATGAATGCGTGGCCAGCGCTTCGACAGCTTTTGCTACGTCGGAAAATCGTGAGTCATCGACAGCATTTTTCCGGCTCGCCCCGGTCAGGAGGTTTTTGACCATAGAAAAGAGACCCGCGTTATCGCCGTCTGCCTCGAATTCGATAACCACCTCACATGCTGCTGTGAACAGGTTTTCTGGACGTTGCTTCTTTGCCGTGAACGGGCTTGCGCTCGGGTTTTGTGCTGCGAAGGAGAGAATTTCTGTGCCGAGGCTGGCGGGGTTATCGGTCGCGGCGAGTCCGACAAGATAGGCGCTACCGCTATCGGAAAACGACGGGTCAATCTCAATCGACGTGTAGATTTTTTGCCGTGCCTTCGTCAGCTCAATGAGTTGTGGCGTTGGATCAATTTTGGCGA is a genomic window of Paraburkholderia bonniea containing:
- a CDS encoding phage tail protein I, which produces MADLLPPNSTRLERNVAATWAHISDIPSPLRDLMNPDTIPLALLPWLAWHMGVNTWKDYWPEQVKRARVKAAISIARKNGTAAAVRQAVAAFGANIALREWFDMAPQGKPGTFDVVVTVSGREGEPASAEYVADIIAEIERTKPVSAHYAITQGISARGPLAVAAAMRVAVYRRMSLVDA
- a CDS encoding baseplate J/gp47 family protein; protein product: MSATPIDLSRLPVPDIVETISYEVLLEKRKAEFIARFPEDERNDVAAVLKIESEPLAILAQEHTYREIVIRQRVNDAARSIMLAYAAGTNLEHLAALFDIERLTLVPGDPENGTAAVMERDPDLRKRIQLAPQGFSVAGPEGAYISHALNADGRVLDASVTSPAPCEVLVTILSREGDGTAASDLLAKVSKALRDDDIRPLTDKVTTQSAEIKRYRVRATLYTFSGPDSSVVLTEARKRLAVYAKETHRNGREVTLSGIYAALHVDGVERVQLDEPVADIPVAKTQAPYCIEMSVTHGGIYG
- a CDS encoding GPW/gp25 family protein translates to MIGMNAQTGRSISGHAHLYQSIAKILTTPLATRIKRRHFGSEIPDLLDAANNGTTRVRLYAAIATALLRWEPRLKLTRVLLTTDGQSGHQYVDIEGIASEAGEPVSARVPVFYGSGK
- a CDS encoding phage baseplate assembly protein V; this encodes MDSNEIQRQARNAVRKGSVLAVDHARALCRVAVGNPAEGDGLETNWIPWIAAAAGETRDWNPPTAGEQVILLCPMGDPAQGVALRGIYSDAAAAPSQRATVHQIAYPDGAVVQYDHAARALECTLPAGGTAIISVPGGVVTVETQTAIVKAESVTLDSLETTCTGSLLVKGSLAFEGGMSGKGGSGKTIRIDGAAEFTGDVSAAGVSVAKHRHMEQGDGAPTGEPIP
- a CDS encoding BrnA antitoxin family protein, translated to MSKKKVSKPMDDNPVWGAAEFARARPAEEVLPELFGKDVAEKIIRPRGRPKSSNPKTPLKIRIDPDVLLAYKSQGDGWQTRMNDALRDYAKSHGMM
- a CDS encoding BrnT family toxin encodes the protein MEITYDPAKNQTNIAERGLSFEMAREFEMAGALISEDQRKAYPERRFQALGYIGTRMYMLVFTPRDEKLHVISFRKANLREVKHYEQEKSQ
- a CDS encoding phage virion morphogenesis protein, with the translated sequence MADVTDNLQALETWATALLAKLSPAQRRTAMRDVARALRTSQRTRIASQQNPDGSAYEPRKTRKARAPKNGKKLREKKGRIKRAAMFKKIRTARYLRTETSASGIAVGFSGPIAQIARIHQEGMTAPVAPGGPEYRYPARAILGFTEAERELIRDRLLGHFTPDK
- a CDS encoding phage tail protein; the protein is MKKPASLRAALVAALPALETDPDRLAVFIDKGVTMATGTRTPSFEYRYVLNVLMLDFAGNPDEVMIVLIGWARANQPDLVTNDALRDIGITFEIDILNHETVDLSIKLHLTESVVVSTSASGERTVTHVDDAAEPWLT
- the lysC gene encoding Rz1-like lysis system protein LysC (LysC is an Rz1-like component of a phage lytic system, substantially overlapping although not fully embedded in the gene for the Rz-like LysB component.); the protein is MKTLNFALGLTALYLLTLSACSPLPLSPVQPIILNTCLPVTACRLPAMHPRTNGELNAALSVTKAAWATCAAQVDAVMTCQAMANER
- a CDS encoding N-acetylmuramidase family protein, with translation MKTHRHGDYGDDIGLLQRRLVRAGEPVAITYLYDDETESAVASLQNRFGLVVDGIAGTKTYAALLSGQRDVKHLRDADLIEAADALGVPAACIRAVNDVESRGCGFLADGRPVILFERHKFWQRLEACGTNPSPFAARSPNIVSQKAGGYQGGAAEYIRLAAAELINPVAAWESASWGAFQVMGYHWQRLGYASIDDFVASMERDEASQLDAFVRFIAADPALLAALRGRKWIQFAKTYNGPNYARNLYDAKLAQAYLKYTAPAQHARTDEVAA
- a CDS encoding phage holin family protein, with translation MPTVLSIIAMAAYLVAIVRVLTYRKQGARHRPHVSWTAWALVAVLGGSAIEMALHVQSVGFLEACRATLLALFVSCVRGNVACLMRSWSK
- a CDS encoding putative holin translates to MAEPSTTALALSALTVGIASLAPGVDGNAMIGAFAGAALVVVTSKDLGILTRVTYMLISLVMGYLAAEEIVSKTPIRSTGVAAFFAAALVISVTLQLIDRMKSIDLLSAFKRKG
- a CDS encoding tail protein X; its protein translation is MIVLAQQYDTVDSLCWRHYRRTDGTVEAVLEANAGLADFGVFIPIGTPVFLPEPGRIDTTAPLLQLFD
- a CDS encoding head completion/stabilization protein, producing the protein MSSFFASPPNPAPQPDTSTLVIKNDSWFPDIDLIALRASARFDGTVTHERLRESAIDAISSVNEELAEWRFTHADSATLADVPAPKIGGESMQVARYRRAVYSLAHADLTERYRDLDTTKSGGQKAEELEETICQSRRNARWALNDLRGIARTTIELI
- a CDS encoding terminase endonuclease subunit; amino-acid sequence: MKSPAQVHFERVAASLMAAATPPGASMAGASRYELMLAKLAADRRTLKGIQSIARKIEVKKRLLPEYLEYVAGVLESGRGAQDDVIVTVMIWMIDAGGYDDALMIARYALKHGLALPEQFERTLASAVVEQYADAALAALAEGETFDAALLANVAELTEGADMHDQVRAKLYKSLGYAFTESEPQAKLHYLRKALSLNDRVGVKRDIERLEKQIKNDAAGEGSGDSE
- a CDS encoding phage major capsid protein, P2 family; its protein translation is MKNQTRVAFDGYVSQIQTLNGVENARTKFSVTPSVQQTLETKMQESSEFLKQINVWPVADQEGEKLGLSIGSPVAGTTDTTAKERETRDSTALESNKYRCEKTDFDSHITYQKLDAWAKFADFQQRIRDVIVRRAALDRIMIGWNGKSRSATSDRVTNPLLQDVNIGWLQQYRNAAPHRVLSSGKVDGKVTFGSKDADYANIDAVVMDILSNMVDPWFQEDTELVVICGRKLLHDKYFPIVNATHSPTERLAADLIVSQKRIGNLPAVRVPSFPANALMVTRLDNLSIYFQEGARRRTIVDNAKRDRIENYESSNDAYVIEDFGAGCVAENLELLSDAKP
- a CDS encoding GPO family capsid scaffolding protein — protein: MATKSKFFRVAVEGDTTDGRVIQREWIRQMAASYDPATYGARVNIEHIRGYAPLSDKNPFGAYGDVIELEAREIEDGPLKGKMALFAKIDPTPQLIELTKARQKIYTSIEIDPSFSDSGSAYLVGLAATDNPASLGTEILSFAAQNPSASPFTAKKQRPENLFTAACEVVIEFEADGDNAGLFSMVKNLLTGASRKNAVDDSRFSDVAKAVEALATHSSSEARTLEKLDLRVAGQESELVELKKKTDDCKEAFEALKQTLSRTDGSTTH